AGGCCCCGGAGGAGCTGGCGGCGGGTGAGGGACGGCGCGTGACAGTTCGCGCACCAGCCAAACGCATGCATCCGGCTCTCCTGCGGGCGCGAATACGCGCGCCCACGGGCGATGATAGCACTCGGGGAGGGGGGCGACAAGGCGGGCAGGGCAACGGAGGCTCAGCGCAGGGGGGCGCGGGCTTCGTCGCGGCGGACGAGCTCTGTCAGCTCCTCATCGCCGGTAACCGGCTCGACGGCGGCGCCGGTGTTGATCTTGCCGTTCAGGAGGGCACCTTCCCGAACCACCAGGCTCCGCGCGCGACAGTTCCCCTGGAGACGGCCGCTGGGGAGCAGCTCGATGCGGGCCGTGGCCATCAGGTTGCCCCGGACCCGCCCTCCCACCACGATGGTCGTCGCCCGCACGTCGGCCTCCAGCTCGGCGCCTTCCTCCACCACCAGCGTGCCGGTGAGGATCACCTTTCCCTCCATCCGGCCCGCCACGTGCAGGTCCCCGGTCCCGCTG
The sequence above is drawn from the Candidatus Methylomirabilis sp. genome and encodes:
- a CDS encoding polymer-forming cytoskeletal protein, whose amino-acid sequence is MLIGKGIMVRGEISGTGDLHVAGRMEGKVILTGTLVVEEGAELEADVRATTIVVGGRVRGNLMATARIELLPSGRLQGNCRARSLVVREGALLNGKINTGAAVEPVTGDEELTELVRRDEARAPLR